The Vespula pensylvanica isolate Volc-1 chromosome 5, ASM1446617v1, whole genome shotgun sequence genome includes a window with the following:
- the LOC122629054 gene encoding putative U5 small nuclear ribonucleoprotein 200 kDa helicase isoform X2, which translates to MKCFIQEALGDQPRDILCGAADEVLAVLKNDRLKEREKKKETELLLGSLAEERFALLVNLGKKITDFGNDEKSTTNEENIDETYGINVQFEESSEEDDEDVYGEVRENDDEGDEGEEADDDRAIHAENLGGAEEMKKEKPLHPLDIDAYWLQRRLSRIYDDAMVSQARAAEVLTVLKDASDDRDCENQLVLLLGYDCFDFIKQLKKYRQTIAYCTMLAASQSESERQKIRNKMNDDPVLAKILKQLDTGKGDDDADETMEARAQRKRREENEDTGGPGGQVQGTRNLIDLEDLIFAQGSHFMANKRCQLPDGSFRKQRKGYEEVHVPALKPKPFGENEKLLPIEDLPKYVQPAFEGFKTLNRIQSRLYQTALESDENLLLCAPTGAGKTNVALLCMMREIGKHINADSTINADEFKIIYVAPMRSLVQEMVGNFGKRLATYNLTVSELTGDHQLTREQIAATQVIVCTPEKWDIITRKGGEKTFTSLVRLIIIDEIHLLHDERGPVLEALVARTIRNIETTQEDVRLVGLSATLPNYQDVATFLRIKMETGLFYFDNSFRPVALEQQYIGVTEKKALKRFQVMNEIVYEKTMEHAGRNQVLIFVHSRKETGKTARAIRDMCLEKDTLGQFLREGSASMEVLRSEAEQVKNQELKDLLPYGFAIHHAGMTRVDRTLVEDLFADRHIQVLVSTATLAWGVNLPAHTVIIKGTQVYNPEKGRWVELGALDVLQMLGRAGRPQYDTKGEGILITNHSELQYYLSLLNQQLPIESQLISKLPDMLNAEIVLGTIQNIRDAVTWLGYTYLYVRMPRCPNLYGISHDKLREDPLLELHRADLIHSAAVALDRSGLIKYDRKSGNFQATELGRIASHYYCTHETMSTYNQLLKRTLSEIELFRVFSLSSEFKNINVREEEKLELQKLMERVPIPVKESIEEPSAKVNVLLQAYISQLKLEGFALMSDMMLVTQSATRLMRAIFEIVLFRGWAQLADKCLSLCKMIDRRMWQSMSLLRQFRKMPEEIVKKIEKKNMQWERWYDLGPNETGEMIRSPKLGRTIHKYVHQFPKLELSTHIQPITRSTLRVELTITPDFQWDEKVHGASEAFWILVEDVDSEVILHHEYFLLKAKYATDEHLIKFFVPVFEPLPPQYFLRVVSDRWIGAETQLPVSFRHLILPEKNLPPTELLDLQPLPITALRNAKFENLYANKFPQFNPIQTQVFNAVYNSDDNVFVGAPTGSGKTTIAEFAVLRLLTQNPEGRCVYMVSKEALAELVYADWLVKFGQQLNRKVVLLTGETGTDLKLLAKGQIVITTADKWDVLSRRWKQRKNVQNIQLFIVDELQLIGGEEGPVLEVACSRARYISSQLDKPTRIVALSASLADAKDAAQWLGAPAAATFNFHPSVRPVPLELHVQGINITHNASRLAAMAKPVYNAILRHAAHKPVIVFVPTRRQARLTAIDLLTFTAAEGAPSRFFHAEEADIKPFLDRMTDKTLKETLSQGIAYLHEGLSADDRRLVEQLFDSDAIQVAVATRDLCWSLSISSHLVVVMDTQCYNGKTHAYEDYPITDVLQMVARANRPLEDDDAKCVLLCQSSKKDFFKKFLNEPLPVESHLDHRLHDHFNAEIVTKTIENKQDAVDYLTWTFLYRRLTQNPNYYGLQGVTHRHLSDHLSELVETTLNDLEQAKCVAVEDEMDTLPLNLGMIAAYYYINYATIELFSLSLNNKTKIRGLLEIISAAAEYETVPVRQREENLLRSLAVRLPHAPQATRMADPHVKAQLLLQAHLSRIQLGPELQKDTELVLSKAVRLIQACVDVLSSSGWLTPAVAAMELAQMVTQAMWSKDSYLKQLPHFTSETIKRCTEKSVETVFDVIELEFDDRNRLLQLTDAQMADVAKFCNRYPNIEMSYEVQDKDKLHSGGTVNVIVQLEREDEVTGPVVAPFFPQKREEGWWVVIGDPKTNSLLSIKRLTLQQKAKVKLDFVAPAPGQHSYTLYFMSDAYLGCDQEYKFTINVGEYESDASSGSESE; encoded by the exons ATGAAATG TTTTATTCAAGAAGCTTTAGGTGATCAACCACGTGACATTCTATGTGGTGCTGCGGATGAGGTTCTGGCAGTATTGAAAAATGacagattaaaagaaagagaaaagaagaaggaaacagaATTGTTGCTTGGTTCGTTAGCTGAAGAAAGATTTGCGTTATTGGTGAAtcttggaaagaaaataacagattttggaaacgatgaaaaaagtactacaaatgaagaaaatattgatgaGACATATGGAATTAACGTACAATTTGAAGAGAGCAgcgaagaagatgatgaagatgtTTATGGAGAGGTTAGAGAGAATGATGATGAAGGcgatgaaggagaagaagctGACGATGATAGAGCTATTCATGCTGAGAAC ttagGTGGAgcagaagaaatgaaaaaggaaaagccaTTGCATCCACTTGATATAGATGCATATTGGTTACAAAGAAGGTTAAGTAGAATATATGACGATGCAATGGTTTCTCAAGCAAGAGCAGCAGAAGTACTAACAGTTTTGAAGGATGCTAGCGATGATCGTGATTGTGAAAATCAATTAGTTTTACTTTTGGGCTACGACtgttttgattttataaaacagttaaaaaaatatagacaGACAA ttgcTTACTGCACAATGTTGGCAGCTTCGCAGTCCGAAtcagagagacaaaaaatacGTAATAAGATGAATGATGATCCAGTACTTGCAAAGATTTTAAAACAGTTGGATACAGGCAAAGGTGACGATGATGCAGACGAAACAATGGAAGCCAGAGCACAgcgtaagagaagagaagaaaatgaagacaCTGGTGGTCCAGGAGGACAAGTTCAAGGGACTAGAAATTTAATAGACTTAGAGGATTTAATATTTGCACAAGGAAGTCATTTTATGGCAAACAAACGTTGTCAACTACCCGATGGAAGTTttaggaaacaaagaaaagg gTATGAAGAAGTTCATGTACCTGCTTTGAAACCTAAACCATTTGGGGAGAATGAGAAACTTCTACCGATCGAAGATTTACCAAAGTACGTCCAACCTGCTTTCGAGGGTTTTAAGACATTAAACAGAATTCAAAGTCGTTTATATCAGACTGCGTTGGAAAGCgacgaaaatttattactgTGTGCTCCCACTGGCGCTGGAAAAACAAACGTTGCTCTCCTCTGTATGATGCGTGAAATCGGTAAACACATTAACGCAGATAGCACAATAAACGCAGATGagttcaaaataatttatgtagCACCAATGCGTTCTCTTGTACAAGAAATGGTTGGTAATTTCGGAAAACGATTAGCAACTTATAATTTAACTGTTTCGGAATTAACTGGAGATCATCAGTTAACCAGAGAACAAATAGCTGCAACGCAAGTAATTGTTTGCACACCGGAAAAGTGGGATATTATAACACGTAAAGGTGGTGAGAAGACATTCACTTCGTTAgtaagattaattattatcgatgaaattCATTTGTTGCACGATGAAAGAGGACCGGTTTTGGAAGCGTTGGTTGCGAGAACGATCAGAAATATCGAAACTACTCAGGAGGATGTTCGGCTTGTAGGTCTTTCAGCTACATTGCCAAATTATCAAGACGTTGCCACGTTCCTACGTATAAAAATGGAAACTGGTCTTTTCTATTTTGACAATAGTTTCAGGCCCGTTGCTTTAGAACAGCAATATATTGGTGTGACCGAAAAAAAAGCATTGAAGCGATTTCAAGTTATGAATGAAATAGTTTATGAAAAAACAATGGAACATGCTGGTCGGAATCAGGTATTAATCTTCGTGCATTCTCGCAAGGAGACCGGAAAAACTGCACGTGCGATCAGAGATATGTGTTTAGAAAAAGATACTTTAGGCCAATTTCTTCGGGAAGGTTCGGCTTCTATGGAAGTGTTAAGAAGCGAAGCGGAGCAAGTAAAGAATCAAGAACTGAAGGATTTATTGCCGTATGGATTTGCTATCCATCATGCTGGTATGACTAGAGTAGATCGTACTTTAGTTGAAGATCTTTTTGCTGACAGACACATACAAGTCCTTGTTTCAACTGCAACTTTGGCTTGGGGTGTTAATTTGCCTGCTCATACGGTCATCATCAAAGGTACACAAGTGTATAATCCAGAAAAAGGCAGGTGGGTCGAACTAGGTGCCTTGGACGTTCTACAAATGTTAGGTCGAGCCGGTCGTCCACAGTATGACACTAAAGGTGAAGGAATTTTAATTACCAACCACAGTGAACTGCAATACTATTTGTCCCTTCTAAACCAGCAATTGCCAATCGAATCGCAATTGATCAGCAAGCTACCGGATATGTTAAACGCAGAGATAGTTTTAGGCACCATTCAAAACATCAGAGATGCCGTCACCTGGCTCGGTTacacgtatttatatgtaagaaTGCCACGTTGTCCTAATCTCTATGGAATAAGTCACGACAAATTGAGAGAAGATCCTTTGTTGGAATTACATCGAGCTGATCTAATCCATTCTGCCGCAGTTGCATTAGACCGAAGTGGGTTGATTAAATACGATCGTAAATCGGGAAATTTCCAAGCAACCGAGTTAGGTAGAATAGCTTCTCATTATTATTGCACTCACGAAACAATGTCGACATATAATCAACTTCTCAAGCGAACGTTAAGCGAGATCGAATTGTTCCGAGTATTCTCTTTATCCAGCGAATTCAAAAATATCAACGtcagagaagaagagaaattggAATTGCAAAAATTAATGGAGAGAGTACCTATACCGGTTAAAGAAAGTATAGAAGAGCCTAGTGCTAAAGTGAACGTATTGTTACAAGCATACATCTCACAATTAAAATTAGAGGGATTTGCTCTGATGTCCGATATGATGTTAGTTACGCAATCGGCAACGCGATTGATGCGAGCCATATTCGAAATTGTACTGTTCCGCGGATGGGCGCAATTAGCGGATAAATGTTTATCCTTGTGTAAGATGATAGATCGTAGAATGTGGCAATCCATGTCGCTCTTAAGACAATTCCGAAAGATGCCGGAGGaaatagtaaagaaaatagagaagaaaaacatgcAGTGGGAAAGGTGGTACGATCTCGGACCGAACGAGACCGGCGAAATGATACGTTCACCCAAATTGGGCAGAACTATTCATAAATACGTCCATCAATTTCCAAAATTGGAATTGTCGACGCATATTCAGCCGATTACACGATCTACCTTGCGTGTCGAATTAACGATCACGCCTGATTTTCAATGGGACGAGAAAGTACACGGTGCGTCCGAAGCATTCTGGATTCTCGTGGAGGACGTCGATTCCGAGGTCATACTCCATCACGaatatttccttttgaaaGCGAAATACGCAACCGACGAGCATTTGATCAAATTCTTTGTTCCAGTTTTCGAACCTTTACCACCGCAATATTTCTTACGTGTAGTATCAGACAGATGGATCGGGGCTGAGACTCAATTACCCGTCAGTTTTAGACATCTTATATTACCAGAAAAGAATTTGCCACCAACGGAATTACTAGATCTTCAGCCTTTACCGATCACCGCATTGCGAAACGCaaagtttgaaaatttatacgcCAACAAATTTCCGCAATTTAATCCGATACAAACACAAGTATTCAACGCGGTATACAATTCCGATGACAACGTATTTGTCGGGGCACCAACCGGATCTGGAAAGACTACTATTGCCGAGTTCGCAGTACTTCGTTTGCTGACGCAAAATCCAGAAGGTAGATGCGTCTACATGGTCAGCAAGGAAGCTTTGGCTGAACTGGTTTATGCTGATTGGCTAGTAAAGTTTGGTCAACAACTGAACAGGAAAGTGGTTTTATTGACTGGAGAAACTGGAACGGATCTGAAATTACTTGCCAAAGGACAAATAGTCATAACGACCGCTGATAAATGGGACGTACTTTCTCGAAGATGGAAACAACGAAAAAACGTACAGAATATTCAGCTATTTATTGTGGACGAATTGCAATTGATCGGTGGAGAGGAAGGTCCTGTTTTGGAAGTTGCTTGTTCCCGAGCGAGATATATTTCTTCACAGTTGGATAAACCAACTAGGATAGTAGCTCTGTCAGCGTCATTGGCCGATGCTAAGGATGCAGCACAATGGTTGGGTGCACCAGCTGCGGCAACTTTTAACTTTCATCCTTCGGTCAGACCTGTACCATTGGAATTACACGTTCAAGGCATTAATATCACTCACAACGCCTCCAGATTAGCTGCTATGGCCAAACCGGTGTACAACGCGATATTGAGACACGCCGCTCACAAACCTGTTATCGTCTTTGTACCAACTCGTCGACAGGCCAGATTAACAGCCATCGATCTGTTAACGTTTACAGCAGCAGAGGGTGCACCATCGAGATTCTTCCATGCCGAGGAAGCTGATATCAAACCCTTCTTGGATAGAATGACGGATAAAACGTTGAAGGAGACCTTGTCTCAAGGTATAGCTTATTTGCACGAAGGACTTTCTGCGGATGATCGACGTTTAGTCGAGCAATTGTTCGACAGTGATGCTATCCAAGTAGCAGTAGCAACCAGAGATTTGTGCTGGAGTTTATCCATTAGTTCCCACTTAGTGGTAGTGATGGACACTCAATGTTACAACGGAAAAACTCACGCATACGAGGATTATCCGATAACAGACGTCTTACAAATGGTAGCACGAGCTAATCGACCCCTAGAGGACGACGATGCCAAGTGCGTGCTCCTTTGTCAAAGTTCTAAGAAGgatttcttcaaaaaattcttaaacgaGCCGCTACCAGTAGAGAGCCACTTGGATCACAGATTACACGATCACTTTAACGCCGAAATCGTTACAAAGACGATAGAAAACAAGCAAGACGCAGTCGATTACTTAACATGGACATTCCTATACAGAAGACTTACTCAAAATCCAAATTATTACGGATTGCAAGGGGTCACGCACAGACATTTGTCGGATCACCTATCCGAATTAGTCGAAACTACATTAAACGATCTCGAACAAGCCAAATGTGTTGCGGTCGAGGACGAAATGGATACATTGCCGTTGAATCTTGGAATGATCGctgcttattattatatcaattatgcTACCATCGAATTGTTTAGTTTATCTTTGaacaataaaacgaagatCCGTGGTCTCTTGGAGATTATATCAGCAGCTGCGGAATACGAAACAGTTCCAGTTAGACAACGAGAAGAGAATCTGCTGAGAAGTTTAGCAGTACGTCTTCCTCATGCACCTCAAGCAACAAGAATGGCCGATCCTCACGTGAAAGCTCAATTACTCTTGCAAGCTCATCTCTCCAGGATACAATTAGGTCCGGAGTTACAAAAAGACACGGAATTAGTTTTGAGCAAAGCGGTCAGATTGATACAAGCTTGCGTCGATGTCCTTAGTTCTTCAGGTTGGTTGACACCTGCCGTCGCAGCTATGGAATTAGCACAGATGGTAACGCAAGCCATGTGGTCGAAGGATTCTTATCTCAAGCAATTACCACACTTTACCTCCGAAACGATCAAACGATGCACAGAGAAAAGCGTTGAAACTGTTTTCGACGTGATAGAATTAGAGTTCGATGATAGAAACAGACTTTTACAGCTGACTGATGCACAAATGGCGGACGTTGCCAAATTCTGTAATCGTTATCCCAACATCGAAATGTCTTACGAGGTTCAGGATAAGGATAAGTTGCATAGTGGCGGTACTGTGAACGTTATCGTTCAGCTCGAAAGAGAGGACGAAGTGACTGGTCCAGTAGTTGCACCATTCTTCCCACAAAAACGCGAAGAAGGTTGGTGGGTTGTCATCGGAGACCCCAAAACCAATTCTCTACTCTCCATCAAGAGACTAACTTTACAACAAAAAGCTAAAGTAAAGTTAGACTTTGTTGCTCCGGCACCAGGACAACATtcgtatactttatatttcatGAGCGATGCGTATCTTGGATGCGATCAAGAGTACAAATTTACAATCAACGTTGGTGAATATGAATCGGATGCAAGTTCTGGTTCTGAATCCGAATAA